The sequence below is a genomic window from Gossypium hirsutum isolate 1008001.06 chromosome A11, Gossypium_hirsutum_v2.1, whole genome shotgun sequence.
tgcaaaaagatacaaaaaaattttaacttatggaaagaaaaacaaaatgaataaaatttgtaaaagaagaaacggtgtttgtttataatttaaaaaattaattattttttaaataatataattaaagttaaattaagttagaGAAGATATTTGATATAGATGAgtgtataatattattttattatctttaaaatttaatgacgtggtattattttattgatgtttaaaaataatcatttttaatataatttattcctaTAAATAATACTTTCacttaaaataagaaataaagttATCAAATAGTTATCCATAAGagtatcatatataatatattattttcgttaaaaaaatgTTGTTAGGATTGTCGTTCATACACGACACCATGCAATTAATTAATGAAATCATCAATCATTCTCCATCAACTTTTTGCTGCAGGGATTatattaaattacaaaagttTATATTTAGCTTTAATCCGAAATAAGAAACTGTTTGAGCCTTGAGGATTAAGATTTTGTAGAGTAAGACACATATAGTTGTGGAGGTGTTCATAGGCTAACGAGTAGCTTGGCTTTATGtaagtttaaaattatatatatatggttaaaataaatattatataattaaattttaataaaaatatttttattattaaattttaatttggatagACGCATAAGAATTGAGTCTATTAAATCATTAAGTAATATCTAACTCGAGAGGAAATTAAATGTTACTcgttttactatttatatttagagttaataaatatttatgagaaTGCCTAAAACTATTTATAGTCTCtactcaacccataaataggaggatgaTATGGCTACAAAAggcactcgaacccacatcctcttgTATAACTCTTAATtgtaatcaaaatttattttaaattaatatttaaaactttcaaTTTATTATACTCGagaacaaataattaaatttaaaattcagcATTGAATCCAGCTATCTGTTAATAGAATAAACATATGGAACTCAAATAAATTCCAAATCTCTAATTTCAGTTTTAGCTCAAACCCATCTGGATTTGATTACACTCCTATTATTCACAAACGTTGATGCCTTTTGACTGGAAAGAGCAGGGTAGATCCCCATGCCACTGCCGCCGGTCTCTTTTATCTTTAGGCAGTGTTAGGGAACAATCATGGCTACTACTGGCtaacattttcatttaaaaaacagAAGCCCTTTAGCTTTATCTAGAACTCGTCTCGCAAGCAAAGCAAGATACGCCAATTCAATGGGGCCTTTATTCCATTACCCCCATCACTATATAACCCCAGCAAATGCTCCTTAAACAAACCACAAAAACAACTaacaaaatcacattttaaaaaaaaaacccatcccTCCAAAGATGGCAACCCAAAGCTCACACTCACAGCAACTGATGAGAAGTGAGCGACGGATGTTCTCAGCATCGGATGACAGTGCAATGATGAAGCAAATTCAGTCCACTCATTTGCCTGATGGTCGTTTTCTCGATGTCAAGCCCATTCTCCAAGTCATTGACAACGTTTTGCGCCATCTCACTCCTACCATCGATCATCATGCCCTAAATGTATAGTCTCAAGTTTTCCCACTTTTATTCGAAGTCATTAAACGTATAGTTTTTAATTAGTATTTCAAtctctaacatatatatatatagggtgGACAAGGGCACATGgatgccattgatgatagctcCGCAACTATGGATAGCAATGGCATGCTTGAAGCATTGGCTTTTCTTGTTCACAAGATCTCCTGCGAGGTAATTTGGCGTTAAAGATactttaaatatatgaaaaaaacttaaaaaatattacgCCAACTCTAAATTCTAAAAGTATCGACCTTTATTATATGTTCATTACAGTGCTCTTTTATGCAGTAATAAACATATACCTTCGCTGATTGTGACTTGTATCCTTTTATggcactttcttttctttttcaagggTGATAAAACTTTCTTTTTTCATTACATCTAAATTCCCGATACCGTCGAATGTTTACCGAGGGATCATATTATATAATTGTATTGTAAATGTGTTTTGCAGATATCATGCAAGTGCTCGGGCGGAGGCGACGCTCATGCGACAACAATGGTGCTTCTCAACACGCTTTCAAGCTATTCATGGGACGCGAAAGTGGTGCTAACGTTAGCCGCTTTCGCCGTGAATTTCGGGGAATGTTGGCTGGTTCTTCAACTCTGCACTACGAACTCACTCGCCAAATCCGTGGCGCTACTTAAACAACTGCCGGACATCTTAGAGTATTCCCACACACTGAAACCCCAGTTCGATGCACTTCACAAACTCATCAAGGCAATGATGGAAGTAACCAAGTGCATCGTCGAGTTCACCGAGTTACCTTCTCAGTACATATCCAGCGACGTGCCGCCGATGTCGATCGCAGTGGCTCATATCCCCACAGCTGCTTACTGGACTATCCGAAGCGTTGTGGCTTGTGCTGCGCAGATTACCAGCCTTGTTGGCACGAGATATGAGTGAGTTACACTCCATCTGGTTGTGTTTTCTCCATGTATATATCAGCCCAAAGCGATGAACTTACCTGTAATTGATTTTTTTCCGGTGACTTAAAGGTTCGTTACATCGACGTCGGAGGCATGGGAACTATCAAGCTTGGCTCATAAAGTCTGCAACATCCATGAACACCTTCAAAAGATTTTGCAACTTTGTCATCAGCATATTGGTCAGTCCTTTACTTACTGAACTTACTGTGAGGAATGGTTTACAAAGAACATTTAATATTGCAGATGAGAAGAAGCAAACAGAATCATATGAAGGCCTAAAGCACAGTTTCGGAACTCCTCAACTCGACAACTCCAAGATTCTCCTCAAAATTTTCTCACTCAGCAAGGAAGATCCTCACTCTCTCTTGGGTCCGGAGAAGACCAAGGTTCGTTTTCAAACACCCCCATTTCATTATTTTCCACCCATCAAATCGGATATTTATATTAACAGTATCAATCAAACAGGTTCATGTCGAGGTACTGAGAAGAAAGCATGTTTTGCTGCTGATTTCAGATCTCGATATCACCCACGAAGAGATTCAGGTTCTCGAATCCCTTTATAAATACGACCGAGTCACTTCTGAGGTTAACTATGAGATCGTATGGCTCCCGATTGTAGACAGATCGGCTTGGAATGATAGCTATCAGCAAAAGTTTTTGAGTCTGCAATCGATGATGCCGTGGTATACTGTGAACCATCCTTCCATTATCGAACCCGCTGTTGTTAAGTACACCAGGGAAGTATGGAATTTCGTCAAGAAGCCGATTGTGGTAACGTTGGATCCACTAGGGAAAATGACATGCCCCCAATGCACTCAACATGTTGTGGATATGGGGAAATACCGCCTTCCCTTTCACCACCGACAGAGAAGCAAGTCTTTGGAAAGCTGAGGCTTGGACTGTTGAATTGCTTGTCGATGGGCTTGAACCAAACTTATCTAACTGGGTACACATCCTCACCTATAATTATTATGTAAATGagtttatatttataaatgactAATCTAAACTCATTTGATTTTTCAGGTACGACAAGAGAAAGTGATTTGTTTGTATGGTGGAGAAGAAATGGAATGGATCGAAAGCTTCACTTCTGCAACAAAAAACGTTGCACAGTTTCTCGGCATTGGGTTAGAGATGGTTTATGTCGGAAAGAGCAACGCCAAGGAACGGGTGAAAAAGATTACCGGTTTAATCAACGAAAGGCAGCTTAGTCACGCTTGGCAAGATGCCAATGTTTGGTTCTTCTGGAAACGATTGGAAAGCATGTTGTTCTCGAAAACACAACACGGCAAGACCAACGAAATCGATGTTATAAAGCAAGAAGTGATGACCTTACTTGGATACGACGGCAGCGAACAAGGGTGGGCAGTGTTTTTTTCAGGGACCGATATGGTGAGAGCCAAAGGAGACAAAGTTTTAAACGCCATTCAAAGCTTCGAGCAATGGGAAGACATGGCTCGAGTATCGGGTTTCGTCTCGGCAATCCGTGGGCACTTGGAAGGGATCGCCGACGAGCATCACTGCACTCGGCTTATCCTTCCGGGAATCAGTGGGGGAATTGCGGAGACAGTGGTGTGTGCTGAGTGTGGACGTACTATGGAGATGTATTTCATGTACCGCTGCTGTGTTGAATGAAAGCCGTTGGATTAAAATTGCGTAGAAAATCAGAATAAACAATTacttttgggttaattttacttACTTTATGATTGGTATTTGTTGTTGAAGAGTCTTAGATTGCCGGTTTGATGTGTGCTTTTGGTTACTGCCATACATTTGTAACATTTACTTCGctaaaaataatgaatatattCCAAGTTTGTGTCCCCATTAAGTTTTTCGTTTTCCAGGCAACGTTGGAAAGGATTGtatcaaaaataaatatcacTTCATCtcgtattttttattaattatttaatattttttttctatattattttaatatttttttaaattaatcctGAACCCTTGTATTTTTAATCTTAAACTTTAGACTCAATTAATTGTATCGGTAATCTCTCATTTCCACCGTCAAGAGACTGAAATAACTATAGCATGCTAGAAACGGGGAGTTGAGATGGTTACCCCGAAATGCTGCTCCCAGCATAGAAGCCTATGGTAATGTTGTTAACTGAGCTGATGTAAGAAATTAATTCGATACTAACTCGTAATTAATGACaatattatgataaataattttaatacatttagtattgttaatatgatgtatttatatgttttagttttattttactcacaatttaattcaatttttttattttaatatcgtacatacttcatgtgttattatgattaattaattttaaaccatacgtttcaatatttattatcttttatttttaaatacatatttatattttaaaaccgTAATTTAACACAAATACATGTATGGTAGGATTTCtagtatttataattatttttgttactattataattttaatactttttactttttatttgaaATTCTTTTCACTTTTATAACACCAACCTCCATTAAAAGGTTTTTTGGTGTTAAACAAATAGACtctcttttttgtatttttactcatatttaaaggtgtttttattgtatttattgcatttattttatatttattaaaacatatcatattaacggtttcttaaaaaaaattgaaaaaagaagaagttaaatgTAGTCCCTAGGACATAAAAAGTGTGTCGAGTTTCAGACAGAATAACAGTTAAAAAGTACTTTTACAGAAAGGCAAAAAAAGTATACGTTACATACGACGGTCATTTACGTATGTTATAAAAACGTACGAATACgagagataaataaattattatttttaattttaatttctttatttttctttcttctcttcttggCCTTTTTGTTCACACTCTCTTTTTACTTCCATTTCCCGATAACAAAGCTTTGATCTTTTTagttctttctctctttcttttttactcattttcttctgctgaaattagggttttgaaaTGTGGATTTACAATGTCACAATCTGAAGAAGCTCCGATCTCCGATACGACTGCTCCCGCCGATTCCGCCCTTAACACTTTAGGGCATCGCTCTCCCGATTCGGATCCGACTCCGAATCCCGACGCCTCACCGACACCGTCTGATCTTAATCGCGCGGCTGAGGAAACCGGGCACGACGAAAGCAATCTCGAGCAGCAGTTGCAGGACCTCGATTTGAAGGAGGAGGAAGAGGAGGAGGTGGCGGCGGCGGCTGCAGCTGCAGCTGCTGAGACGAAAGATGATGGGGAGAGAAAAGGCGACAATGATTACAATGAAGCTGATGCTGGCGCTGCCGGGGACAAAGAAGATGAGGAGGAGAAAAACGAGAACGAAAATGATGGTGAAAACGGGAAGAGGTTTGAAGGAGTGAGGTCGCATTATCCGGTGAGACCGGACGCCGAGAATTGCGCCTATTATATGAAAACTGGACTTTGCAAATTTGGATCTAATTGCAAGTTCAATCACCCTGTTCGAAGGAAGAACCAGGTCTTTATTCTTACCTTATTataactttcattttatttttacatgttcTAAGAACGTTCTTCCTTTAGCTGGATAGGAGCTTTTTTGGCTTACTGttgatttctttttatatttgttGCTATATTACTATGATGtttgttaaataaatatatttatatttcttcTTCTCGTTTTAAGATTGGCTTGTTTGCTACAGACGTGTACGTATTGATTTTGTGCTGACTTATTTAATTCTGGGTATTTGGGATTTATGATGTTTGAAGGGCGTTCaggaaaaattaaaggaaaatgatgaatcaACAGAGAAACCAGGCCAGACAGAATGCAAGGTCAGTATTCTTTCGATGACTgaatttgtgtaattttataattctttCCATGAAGCTTAGTATTCTTCTAGCATTTCAAGTTCTATATTTTGACATCTATTATCGCTGCTTTAATACGTCTTGTTTTTAGGACTGGTTTACTTTTCTATGGCCCATTACATATCAATTAGTGTATTTTCAGTTGCTTCTGAAAATCATCTATATCTATTTTATGTCTATAGGAGATGTGCATGGGCTGATAGTAACATTTCTTTGGTGTTACAATTTTTCTCGAGATTTTTGCAGTACTACCTAAGAACTGGTGGATGTAAGTTTGGTAAGGCCTGTAGATACAACCACTCAAGGGCAAAATCTTCAACAGATCCGATTTTAGAACTTAACTTTCTGGGGCTGCCGATCCGACAGGTACCACTTCGTTAACTGTATTACTTGAGTTTAGCAAGACTCCTTAATTCGTTAACTGGTGGATGCTCATTTGCATTTGTACTACACTCAACCAAACCCTACGAGTTCTTTTCAGTGATTATTTGGAGTAGTCATTCTGGAAAGTTTCAAAGTTTTAATTCTACAGGGAGAGAAAGAGTGCCCCTATTACATGCGTAATGGGTCCTGCAAGTATGGAGCCAACTGCAGGTTTAATCATCCTGATCCTACAACTACTGGAGCTTGTGCCCCACCTGCTGCATATGGTAATGGTGGATCTGTTTCATCACAAGCTGCATCACAAGTGAATATGGCTTCCTGGTCATCGCCAAGGGCGTTAAATGAGACTGCTACTGCTACTTTTATGCCAATTATGTTTTCACCAACTCCAGGTGTTCCACCTCCAAATCCTGAATGGAATGGGTATCAGGTACTATAATTGCTTGAATGCGATTTATGTTAGTATAATCTATAGCATCTATTAAGTTTATCTTAGGATACTATAGTGCATAGCATCTATCTAGTTTATCTTAGGATTACATGGTCCTCACCTTCCTCATTCCTCAATCCTCCACttcacattttaatatttttcctagAATTTTCATCTTTCCATACCTTGAAGTTTCCAGGGTGTATATCCACTTGCATATTCTTGAAGATGTAAAGATGCTTGTGGATCTTGAACATTTAATTGCATGTAACAAAATGGATATTTGGTTTATGATGTCATGATTGTGTTGAGAAACAATAATAGTAAATTTCAATTCTTACTGGATACCACTGAAGACAACCACATTCAGATCATTAATGGAATATTTTCAATTCTTAAGATCAGATGGTTAAAACGTAGTTTCCTTAGTGTACTAACTTTTTTTTGAAAGCTACGGGTTTTATTAACAAGCACCCTAATTAGGAAGGTtattatttgaaataatttattttcaactGCATTGGAATTCACAACATTAACAGTCAGGTACTGCATTTAATACAAAAGTAATACTATAAATAGTATTTTAACTAACTTTAAGAAGTGGCTATTCAGCACTCCTTAGCTAAACTCATTATATATGGCCGGCTTCAGAAGTTTTTGTTGAAACTTATGCCGCCTTTCCACCTTTCTCTAGATGAAGCTAGGTTACTTTGTGTCTCTAGATCCGAAATGCTTGAACGTGTAGGCAGAGTCACATACAAGCTATGTATAAGAAACGACATGGGCACAAGTTGAAAAAGATTCCAGTCTCATGCTAATTCACCTTAAAGACACTGTTATGTTCATTCTTTGGCTGAGTCGAGAATGTTGAGACTTGCACTAAACAAAACTAAGTAGAATTGTGATGTTGGATGATAGATTCCTTTATGTGGCTTTATCTAATGATGCTTTTGCATGGAGAAGCGTTGGAAGGTAGTAGATGGATAAGATATACTAATTTCTCTGACAATCTATAGTGTTAATAGATGCCTGAAAATGGAGAACCAGATGTTTTCCACATAATACTTTCTTTTTATGCTCCATCCAATACATGTTTATTGCTTGGGTCACTATTTTACCTTACATTTATTTCACCGCATCAAATCATAAAGAAGCTCATGTTTAAAATGCCTGATAGGTATAAAAACCAGTTCTGCATATAATTTTCTCCCAGAAATTAGCTTGTGTATTGATAAATTATAACCAATATGTTTCTGCACAATGACTTAATCTTGTTTGCCTTATCAAGGCCACTATTTATCCCCCACCAGAAAGGATTTTGCATCCAACCCCAGCATATGTCATGAGCAATCCCTCAACTGAAACCACTGTCTATACTCAAAATCAGCCACAGATGGTAGTTGATGAATTCCCAGTACGGCCCGGCCAACCCGGGTGCAGTTACTTCCTGAAAACTGGGGACTGTAAGTTCAAATCAAATTGCAAATATCATCATCCAAAAAATCGATTTGCAAAGCCTGCCCCATGTGCTCTCAGCGACAAGGGCTTGCCACTGAGACCTGTAAGTTTTTTGCTCCTTTAGGCTATggttttt
It includes:
- the LOC107924416 gene encoding zinc finger CCCH domain-containing protein 67, which gives rise to MSQSEEAPISDTTAPADSALNTLGHRSPDSDPTPNPDASPTPSDLNRAAEETGHDESNLEQQLQDLDLKEEEEEEVAAAAAAAAAETKDDGERKGDNDYNEADAGAAGDKEDEEEKNENENDGENGKRFEGVRSHYPVRPDAENCAYYMKTGLCKFGSNCKFNHPVRRKNQGVQEKLKENDESTEKPGQTECKYYLRTGGCKFGKACRYNHSRAKSSTDPILELNFLGLPIRQGEKECPYYMRNGSCKYGANCRFNHPDPTTTGACAPPAAYGNGGSVSSQAASQVNMASWSSPRALNETATATFMPIMFSPTPGVPPPNPEWNGYQATIYPPPERILHPTPAYVMSNPSTETTVYTQNQPQMVVDEFPVRPGQPGCSYFLKTGDCKFKSNCKYHHPKNRFAKPAPCALSDKGLPLRPDQSICSHYSRYGICKFGPACKFDHSMQAAPSTAVSELEQPPSFSHSAPLEQTGIAGSNGTDTAVQQPV